Genomic segment of Ignavibacteriales bacterium:
GTAATCTGCTTTCGAAATTTTGCTCACTATCTTTTCGCGTTGGTGTCTTAATTTTAGTTCTTCATCTTCGTGCTCTTTATTGACTGCAGCGAGTTCTTTCTTTCGGTTCGCAAGTTCCGCTTGAAGTGTTTCAAGTTCCGGTAATAGTTTTTCCGCATCTTCTTTGGCAAGCATCGCCTTGCCTTCGAATAGTTCCATATCTCTTTGAAGCTTTGTGATCTTTTCTTGTGAGAGATCGATCTCTCTTGCCAGCATGTCGTATTGCTTGTTGGTCTTTACCTGAAACTGTTGAGTCTTATACTTCTCAATTTTTGTTTTGAGAGAAAGGATGTCTGTATCGGTTTGATCTCGAATGACAATCGATTTTTTTAATATGTCTTCGAGTTCTTTCTTGTTTGCAAGCTTGTTTTTTACGTTCTCTGATAATTCAGCTACGATTTGCGGTAGATCACCTTTCATTTCCTGCAATTCGTCGAGGTTTGAATCAACTAACTGCAATATGTATAACGATCGTAATCTGTTTTCCAACGGTTGCTCCTCTCTGTAATCAAACAGCTTATAGTATCTTAATCGGGTTCGTTTTATGTTTTGTCATGAATACAGTCAACGGCTCGTGCGCCGCGCGGGCCGCAGAACGAAGTCGAGCTGCAATGGGTTTTAAAATAGTTTGTTCAGTTTCCCAATGACCGGCATCGATCAGAGCGATACCGTCGGTTGCTTTCTGAAATGTATGATACCGCACATCTGCAGTAACAAAAACATCTGCTTTCGCTGCGAGAGCGTCCGGCAGGAGATCGGCACCGGCTCC
This window contains:
- a CDS encoding C4-type zinc ribbon domain-containing protein — encoded protein: MENRLRSLYILQLVDSNLDELQEMKGDLPQIVAELSENVKNKLANKKELEDILKKSIVIRDQTDTDILSLKTKIEKYKTQQFQVKTNKQYDMLAREIDLSQEKITKLQRDMELFEGKAMLAKEDAEKLLPELETLQAELANRKKELAAVNKEHEDEELKLRHQREKIVSKISKADYQMYSRIRKAEDGRAIVAVQRNSCGGCFNRVTPQRVLELRKNAALIACERCGRILVSDEIVENAKKSL